The Fervidibacillus albus genome contains a region encoding:
- a CDS encoding nucleotidyltransferase family protein, whose product MKNWQSISVKPSETLLNTMKIIDQSALQFAVVVDEKKHLLGTVTDGDIRRSILRGNNLEVAIRNVMNPKPMIAKIGKKYSDYHQIMKKNNLRQLPIVNEKNQIVDILFLDKNHVNHNENVVVLFVGGLGTRLRPLTNDIPKPMLKVGGKPILETIIEGFKQYGYKNFILSVNYKKEIIQDYFQNGQAFGVSIRYIEEEKRMGTAGALSLLREKPTKPIFVMNGDLLTQVNFKQLMDFHLQHQSIATMCVREYEYQIPYGVIETEETKLVSIREKPIHKSFVNAGIYVLSPEALDYIPHNKYYDMPELFGKLIEDNKRTTVFPIREYWLDIGRVDDFVKANNDYKEYYV is encoded by the coding sequence ATGAAAAATTGGCAAAGTATATCAGTAAAACCATCAGAAACGTTATTAAATACAATGAAAATCATTGATCAGTCAGCCTTACAATTTGCAGTTGTTGTCGATGAGAAAAAACATCTACTTGGTACTGTAACCGATGGGGATATTCGACGTAGTATTTTGAGAGGAAACAACCTAGAAGTAGCTATTCGAAACGTGATGAATCCTAAACCAATGATTGCGAAAATTGGAAAAAAATATAGTGATTATCATCAAATAATGAAAAAGAACAATTTAAGGCAACTTCCTATTGTGAATGAAAAAAATCAGATTGTTGATATTCTTTTTTTAGATAAAAATCATGTCAATCATAATGAAAATGTTGTTGTTTTGTTTGTAGGAGGACTAGGGACACGCCTAAGACCACTTACGAATGATATTCCGAAGCCGATGCTAAAAGTTGGGGGGAAACCAATTTTAGAAACGATTATTGAAGGTTTTAAACAATATGGATATAAAAATTTCATTTTATCTGTAAATTATAAAAAAGAAATTATACAAGATTATTTTCAAAATGGTCAAGCCTTTGGTGTGTCTATACGTTACATTGAAGAAGAAAAACGCATGGGAACTGCTGGAGCGTTATCTTTATTACGAGAAAAACCGACAAAGCCTATTTTTGTAATGAATGGAGATTTGTTAACACAAGTAAATTTTAAACAATTAATGGATTTTCATTTACAACATCAATCAATAGCAACGATGTGTGTACGTGAATATGAGTATCAAATCCCCTACGGTGTAATAGAGACGGAAGAGACTAAATTAGTTTCCATTAGAGAAAAACCGATACATAAAAGTTTTGTAAATGCTGGTATTTATGTTCTCAGTCCTGAAGCACTTGATTATATTCCGCATAACAAATATTATGATATGCCCGAGTTATTTGGGAAATTAATAGAAGATAATAAAAGAACAACGGTATTTCCAATTAGGGAATATTGGTTAGATATTGGTCGGGTCGATGATTTTGTAAAGGCTAATAATGATTATAAGGAGTATTACGTATGA
- a CDS encoding cytidylyltransferase domain-containing protein, with product MKPTFLAIIPARGGSKGVPRKNIRKIAGKPLIAWTIEEAKKSQYITRLILSSEDDEIIKVAKRYGCEVPFVRPKEIAQDDTPGIDPVLHAIQQCPGYDYVVLLQPTSPLRTVEDIDGCIEYMLKKNAEFCVSVTAPDKSPYWMYIQDDVGKIKPIINQTNIPTRRQDLPKTIAINGAVYVAKTDKIIEERTFLTPNTFAYEMERGQSLDIDTEWDFKVCEFFLNQRIQCDKKE from the coding sequence ATGAAGCCGACTTTTTTAGCAATTATTCCCGCCCGTGGAGGTTCTAAAGGGGTTCCAAGAAAAAATATAAGAAAAATCGCAGGAAAACCGTTAATTGCTTGGACCATTGAAGAAGCAAAAAAATCACAATATATAACTCGATTAATTTTATCTTCAGAAGATGACGAAATTATAAAAGTAGCAAAACGTTATGGTTGTGAAGTGCCTTTTGTTCGTCCAAAAGAAATAGCGCAGGATGACACACCAGGGATTGATCCTGTATTACATGCTATTCAACAATGTCCAGGATATGATTATGTAGTGTTATTGCAACCTACTTCACCTTTACGTACAGTAGAAGATATAGACGGTTGTATTGAATACATGTTGAAAAAAAATGCAGAGTTTTGTGTAAGTGTTACTGCTCCAGACAAGTCTCCTTACTGGATGTATATACAAGATGATGTAGGAAAAATAAAACCAATCATCAACCAAACAAATATTCCAACAAGAAGACAAGATCTTCCGAAAACAATTGCAATAAATGGTGCGGTGTACGTGGCTAAAACAGATAAAATTATTGAAGAAAGGACTTTTTTAACTCCGAATACTTTCGCTTATGAAATGGAAAGAGGGCAATCATTGGACATTGATACTGAATGGGATTTTAAAGTTTGTGAATTCTTTTTAAATCAACGTATTCAATGTGATAAAAAGGAATAG